The Musa acuminata AAA Group cultivar baxijiao chromosome BXJ1-8, Cavendish_Baxijiao_AAA, whole genome shotgun sequence genomic sequence GAGTTGTCTGGGGTCGTCTTCACACTGGTGCAAACAATTCCCAAGTCAGAAAGCAATGGCTTGGCTAGTATACCACCCCTTGAGCATATCGAATGGGTGCGTCATTGGTTCTTACTAATACGAGGCAGAGGGACGTTGCATATgtgatcttatttaattaaataaaatatactatAAATATGCTTAGATTTTAATTTGGCTTATAGgttaataaaattttttaattataataaaatttcttattggGATGACTTTGATGAAAGAGTCTTCcctaattatttattctagatcCTTTATTATCTTTTAGAAACCGTGTAGGGACTACAGAAGAGTCTTCcctaattatttattctagatcCTTTGTTATCTTTTAGAAATCTTGTAGGGACTACAgaagaaatattatatatctaTTCTTATCTTGTATAGTAGTCTTATGAAGAATATGAATAAGAGGGAAGACGAGTCTAGTTCTATATAATTGCTTTCTTCCAATTAAACGTTAGTGCATTTGTAAATTGAGAAGAAAAGTATTCTGAATAATATTGAAAGGTATATATCTTGATCttgatctattgttatttgattttgattcaggtattaattttttatataataataatatgattaaaaattttatgcttataattggtatcagagcctgtttTGAAATCAAGTACAATATATCATAAAAGCATTAGATCTGTTTTGTGTTATCATCCTTTGTTTGCGAAGGGTGATCTAATCTATTTTGTTTATCCCGTTCATCTTAATCGTATGCTTGCAAGCAACGGAGGATGTTGTCAGACCATGGTCAGAGGGCTGCCATGGGCAACTTGCGGTAACAACATTACGAAGGGTTTGTTGGTTGTTGGCCCTACCATAAGTGGAGACACTGTTGCAATTAGCATCATAGCAAAAGAGTGATAACCCTATTTAGTATGTCACATTAGAGTATAATGGCATTGTTATGTGTACCGGTGATGCTACGATCGGTGGCTATATAATACGATAAAAGGGTAGCGACCGTAAGATCGCGACAAAATAGAGGTGTTGTATAGAGATAGATTATCATGGGAGAGAGTCACGATAATTGTCGAGCCTAACCAAATGGCTACTATTGGCACTAGGGCCAAGTGTAATGTTGTTGAGCGATGAACAATATATTATAAACTATTATTGTAGTTTAGGGATATGACCTAATACTACTGGTCTCGAATGGTGATCATCGATAGTAGGCAACATTGGAATGCGCAACGATAAGATGAGTATGCGATAGAAAAAATTGTGGTGGATAATGGGTTTCAACAATGAACTTACTATGGTGAAATACCATAAGTGCCGGAAAGAGACCATATGTTTGACCCTTTTGCTAAATTCATAGAAAAGTAAGGTATTTGTGCTCCAACTATGTCACAGTAAAATAACATTATCGAATAACAAAATTGTACTATGATTATGATAAATTATTCTTTTGTACTTGAATCAATATAATATGAAATTATTAGGATAACTATACCTTGAATATGATTCATAATAATTTAGTTCCATTAATTACATTGGAGTCGATAGAAAACTAAAtttgagatatttatatatttgggtTGTCTCGTAAATTTTCAATCCActtgaaaaaaaatttaattcaataactatttttgaatattttattagttatttaAAAAATCCAAACGATATAGATTTCATTACTTCAAATATTGTATGAGGATAATAAGCGAGATTcttaaaaagataataaaataaaaaagagtaaaaaaaatcaatagattaattttgatataaagaaaTAAATAGTTATGCTCCTTTATCCTATTCAAGATGTTATTGTTTctcaaaatattaaataatttgatgaagataaataataaaataatattaaactcTCATATGACGCTAATATTACTATTGACAAACCTATAGAACATTCACAATTGATAATTTTAAAAGATATCAAAAGGAAATAAGATTggtcattttttatgattatgcAGTATATGTAGAATAATCAAATTATAACATAGGAATTAAAGGGATTccttattatttttaaaagttatgaaaaatgatatttttaaaaagtAGTGTGATGtaatgaaagaaaaattaaaattaatagaattaaataatatataaaaaatcatcaaattatctaataattataaaaaaagtcCATTGTAGTCAAAAGTTTTACTTATAGAGCATATATCGATtataacaaaatatttttttagtttttaaatAGATTGATTAGGAATTATTATGATataagtagctcattatgatactGAGTTACGGTTGCGAAAATAAGTTTTATAAATATGAATCTAAATAAGATAATTTATATGGAACAAATTAAATGAttcataaaaaagggaaagaaaatttcagcttgcaaacttacaaaatttatttatgaccttaaacaacttTCTAAATAATGaatgatatataaaatttcataatctcATTGTTTCTTTTAGATTTAAAGAAAATGCTACTGATAAATAgaagtaagtttattatattggtgtgTAGATGATATCTTTGTTTGCTAGTTAGTTTGTTGCACGAGATCAATATATTTCTCATcaataattttaagatgattaacaTGAATGAGACAATTTAGCAATGATATATTTAGGGATAGATATTAAATATTGCTAGGACCTTCTAAAAGAAAGATATATTGATCAAGCCTTAAGGAGATTTAGTATGCAACTTTATTCAACTGATATaccataaataaaaattttaatcaaagCCAATGCCCTTATAATGACttgaaaataattaaataatttcttTTATGGATGTATAGTTAAAAGTTTATTAAAGCTGTATTAAACCAGAAAAGAATGTTGGATAGATATTAAAGCTGCTCATAAATAAAACAAAGGATTATAGTTAGTTTGAAATTATAAGTTTTTCATATGTTAATTCTGTAAATTATCTCGATAATAATAAATTCACTATATGATTTATATTAATTGAAGGGATAATTTTTAAGAAtagtataatataaattatattataaaaaaataaaaattaattttatcgtATGCTTTGAGGCTACTAATTAAGCTTtacgattttaaaattttatcttaatACTTGGAGTAAAAGACTAATAATGTTATGACACATAAAAGAAAGTATGacattaataatatataattattatgatttatattGATAATGAGACTTaacatagtattattatatttatttgacttattagattattttataaattcatgataatgtataaaatatttttcaaaatttagaatctaattagataaaaatattttcaaatattttttaaaaatttatttattatgattttaatttttttaatcttatcaaGTAATGcatggagaatgttagattatgttgtCCAATCCATTTGAttagatatattatagatctgattAGATTCTAATTAAGATTATCAGATAATAGAAAAAAAgtttaattatgataaaaaattttaatatctattCCATTGTTTATAttgattttataatatatatatatataaaagatgtgtttatttatttttatataatgttTCCTTCAAATGGTATGCATGATGTTAATATGTCGTTATTTGATTTTAttctgatattaaaaaaaaattacataataGTAACATAATTATCATTTTTATACTTATATAATTATGGAATTATATATTTGGCAAGTACTGTCTTCTCTGCTGAACGAAGTCAACCTTCGTGATATTAAAAGGAGCCACCTTTCACACCCTCTTCTCTGTTCTCGTGTGACCCCTCTCCGATCCAGAGCTTTCATTCGGAGTTGGGCAACAAGCGAGCTGCTCGTGGTATGCTGAACCGCTTCTGAGCTCGCATTCGAGTCCTGTTGTTCTTGAAACGCTGCTTCCTGGGATGCTGATTTGAAGAGTTGAAGGGAAAGGAAGGTGGTTCCTGTTCGTCCATGGGGAATTgctgggttgcagaggtcaaatcGGACAGTCCCTCGTACATCGTCTTCGCCTCAGGTACTAAAAGTGTCATCTTGAAGCTTTTGATGCTTTCAATAGGATTTTGGGTTCTTTGGCTTTCTAATGTTGGAAAATTGAGAGTTTTCTGTTCATTTGGTGGGCTTTGTTGACAACACATCCTATTTACTTGGAGACATTGAATTGGGATCGTAGGAAGGAACTCTAAACATGGCAGCAAGAAGGGAACTGTGTTGAGTGCTTCCAGCAGAAGGGTGTCTGCTTCCTCTGTGCCTCTGACCCCAGGGAGCGAGGGCGAGATCTTGTCATCGTCCAAGCCCAAGAGCTTCACCTTCAGTGAACTCAGAACTGCCACCAGGAACTTCCGGCCGGACAGTTTGTTGGGAGAGGGCGGCTTCGGTGCGGTCTTCAAAGGATGGATCGACGAGCACACGTTTGCAGCAGCCAAGCCCGGGACCGGATTAGTAATCGCCGTGAAGAAGCTCAACCCGGAAAGTTTCCAGGGCCACAGGGAGTGGATGGTGAGTGCTGCATCCCGAAAAGTATCGATGAGTTTTTGCGTTCCGTAGCTTAAGAGCAACTTCTTTAAATCTTGTAGACAGAGGTGAATTACCTGACTCAGCTATCTCACCCTAACCTCGTAAAGCTCATCGGGTACTGCCTGGAGGACGAACAGAGGCTTCTTGTGTATGAGTTTATGCCTCGAGGAAGCTTGGAGAATCATCTCTTCAGGAGTAAGTGGTTTGTGCCATTCTTCACTGTCACTCATCCTATTTGCTTCGATGGGTCTCAGTTTGTGGGTGATGCAGGGAGCCCATACTATCGTCCACTCTCTTGGAGTCTACGGATGAAGATTGCTCTGGGAGCCGGAAGAGGACTCGCTTTTCTGCATAGTGATAAGGCAAAGGTCATATACCGTGATTTCAAGACCTCCAATGTGCTCCTCGATTCGGTATGTAGTCGAACGCCTTCTTCTCAGTGAGATGGCCATTCATTCGATCAGAGAATCGATCTTTCTTCCGTGCATACAGAACTACAATGCAAAGCTATCAGATTTTGGACTGGCAAAAGATGGTCCCAGCGGTAGCAAAAGCCATGTCTCTACGAGGGTCATGGGGACATACGGATATGCTGCGCCCGAGTACCTTTCCACCGGTAATTCTGCTACTTCTCACTTATGGTGATCGTTGAATGCTTCTCTTCCATGACCAATAAAGATTTTGCTTCTCACCTAACTGGTCAACGCATTCAGAGAGCCTCCTCAACTAGCTAATCAAGCATGCAGCTGAACAATAACAGCAATCCAGCTTAACTATTAAGCTGTATCACGTCTATAGTCGTTGTGAATGAACTATTACTTTTGGCAGGTCATTTGACTGCTAAGAGCGATGTTTATAGCTTTGGAGTTGTTCTTGTTGAATTGTTGACCGGTCAGCGTGCCATCGACAAGAACCGGCCCTCCGAAGAACACAATCTGGTTGAGTGGGCAAAGCCATATCTCGCAAGCAAGCGAAGGGTCATCCGCATCATGGATTCCAGATTGCAAGGGCAGTACTCGGTGGCAGGAGCGCAGAGAACAGCGGGTCTCGCACTGCAGTGCCTGTCCATGCAAGCAAAGCGCAGGCCATCCATGGATCAAGTGGTGATCGCATTAGAACAGCTTCAGGATGCTACAGACATGGAGAGAACCCCTAAGACTGAACTGAAGTCAAGCGGCCACAGAGGCAGTGGCCGTGCACATAATATGCCTCGCCGGAAAATTTCGGTGGATGTCGGGAACGGAAAGGTTGCTCGTCCAAGGCCTGCAGCTTCCCATCTCAACGCTTAGGAGCATTAGCTACCAAAGGTAGATGAGATGAAAAGAGTAGAACACTAGGCAATGTGTTGCACTTAGCAAGCAATCTATCTGTGtcaatcttcatcttcatcttcatctgttGTGTACAGATACTCTTCTTGTTGCTCATCTTTTCAGTGTCTAAATGGCTTCCTCCACTGGAGACTTTCTGTTCTCGAGGATTGGATGAGTTTAACTGTTATGCTCTCCACGATATcattttcttcttcatttttGTCACTACTATCATTTTGAATAATATgagcaccaattttcttgttgtagtGCCCATGTTTCTAATTTGGTGTCATCAGTAAACCCAACAACGAAAATGCGAAAAGAATCATTCATTAAGATTATTTattgtgattgttctataagATTATTAACGACGATATCAACATCATATAGGAGTTTAtcaatgatattttattattcactctTATTAATTCTTTTAGTAACTTTAGGAATAATAATCTCAATCTATTTagcaaatataaaatgataaataagtatcaatttatattttcttaatatcaagattaaattttaagatttttactcgtagtaatttattaatttttaggTTTCTTACAATTTAACTATCCTTGTattatgattagagcaataaaattTATTCTAATATACTAATTATAAACTataatgaagtctaaatattatttaataattattataaaaataaatattttaaacttttttgattaattatttattctatataACTTTTAGTAGTTATGTATAAATTGCATATACTCAAGTTATTTATGGAAGCCAATCCAATGAACCAAGTTGTGCCCAAATCCAATGATCTAAGCTCACTCTTGCCTTGAGTCGAAGTAGGTTGACTCCGGGATTGTCCAACAATTCGGCCTGGCCCACTCCCAAGTGAGCCGCCTGCCTAGCACACTTATTGGATCTCACCTCGTCTCGTTGACTGCTCGTTAATTTCACTGATACCAGAGGAAAGGAAAGAATGATGGGGGGATGTTAAGTAACAATAGCAAGAGTAGAGTTTTGAGTTTGGATTGACTGGTTCGCTTCTCCCTTGGTTGCTCCCAGTGTTTGAAACGATGAAGGCTCAACGACAACAAAGAAAGGGATGGATAAGAATTTGAGTAAGTTTCAATTGCACTCACATAGATAAGTATTAGCTAAAGTTTAAATAGATAAGTATGggaataatgatatatatatatatataaacaattttACCTCttacaatattataattttctaaaaaatattttactttgtATAAAATCCACTGCGGCATGAAAAATCTAAGTCCACTTTTTTGTTTTCCGGAGAACAACAATGATTTCATGTCTTGCTTTATCTATCTTGAATTGCGAACCTTCCATAAACATTAAACATATTTAGTGTTCTACCACTTCGGCCACGGATGTACAAGTTTTAGATAAGATGATTACAAACACCATTCCCCTTGTTTGAGGTTTTGTCATCTCATCTAATGCTAGTAACATGCTGCCGGTGCACTCACATTGTGGTAGAAAGAATGCCCAGATTGAAGCAAGACGAGCTATTCGTCCATGATGGGTTGGAGTGGGATGAAGGACGACGGTCGTACGATGAGGTGGTCGAGATGCATGGCTTCCTCACCACCAAGGGCACGACGTCTTCCAGCAGCCCTTCCGAGCTACGCAAAGCATCCTCTTCCAAGACCGGGCTCACTGTTCCGTCCACCGCAGGCTGCGACGGCAGCCGAGACTGGATCGTTGTGTTGTCCGGGGCTCCGACCATGGACCGACGCTTGAGCTTCTTTGATGCATGCAAGCCGGCTTTGGAGTCTTCCCGTGGTGGGGGGAGAAGGAGATGTGAGTAGGTGCAGTGGAGGTGGAGACCCTCGTATGTGACGATGAGCATCTCTGGATCTTCCATGGATCTCTCAACTTGCTTCTTGGCACCGCACCTCGGGTTGCTGCATCTGTAGTAACTCCTGTCACCAGGTCAAGCAAATTACACTGTGTTATATGCTTAATTCGCATACATCTTCATATCTAAGAGAGGTTTCATCCAAGTGGGAGCACCCGACTGCTGAAACTTATTGCCGTGTTCCATGACGAAGGTAAGAAATGTCGATGGGTACAGAAATACATATGTGCTCTGTACTTCGAAGTAGCTGGACTCCAATTCAAGCAGGTTGGTGGGTGCAGCTTATTAATGAGTTTTACCCCGAAAGGAGCGAGTGGTTTAGAGGGCAACAGAGGACTCAGTGGAGAGAACAATTGTTTTCTCGGGGTGCACCCAGCTCATACACCTTCTCCTCATTCATGGTAGGTGCCTGCACGTCTCAGTGATGTTCTGGTGTCACTTGCTCTTCTCGGTGCTGAAGCAGAAGAAAAAGGCatcgagctttcttcttcttggctGCTGTCAGATGTGATCAGCGAGAAGATGCCTTGTGTTGTTTTGCAAGCTTGAGGTCTTTAAGGTGACAAGGACATACCCGTCACCGTCTCACACAAAACTACTCATCTTCCGGTGGAAGAAAATGAAGTACGTCATGTTTTCGTTGACAGAAAAAAGGTTCTCCAACACGAAAGTATATAATTTCGCTTGGATTTGGTTGGAAGAGCCAAGCGTTAACCCCTCTTAAAGAACCATAACAAGAAAACATCTAGTGAAAGAACTAATGCAGATTGTGGGGGAAGAACTCTGGTGGCATGAGAAATGACCTTGGGTTGGGGCTGTTTTTGATGGATTTTTGCCCATATTTCCTCCATTTGTAGCCATCATCTGCAAACCCAATTCTACAGGTCTTCAATCTCAACGTATACTTGTGCTCCATCTTGCCCTGGCCCTTGTCTGGCGGACAGACTCTGCAAGAAGAGGGCTCAATAGGATCCCACCGAAGCAAAAACAATTCTGGATGCATGCCATTCTAAAAGAGAAGAAGTTCTCCGAGAACGTACGTGGATCGAGAACTGCACCGGCCGCCGGCGTCGCCATTCGGAAAGGTCGTCAAAGTCAGCGCGCTTTCGACGTCGCCGATCGTTGGGCCGGAGTAGACAGCCGCGATGAGTTTGTTGACGACTGATTCATGTCGTGCGTCACGTTTGGATTCTGCAGCCTCGGGTGAGATGAACCGGAGACTCTTCTCCTCTCGGAGCTCCCTCATGATCCGGTGATAATGATCAAGATCGTCAAACCGATTGGCCTCTGCGTCTTCAATTGCCTCCATCAGTAATGGTGTTGAAGGAAGTGGGAAAGAGTGTGAGACAAGGGGAGATGAGGACCTGTAACCTTGTATGTATCTTCCATCACGCAACGTTCAGGCTTTTACAAGTATCAGTCCACAAATTTACCATCCCCAAAAGCCAGAATTCCATTTACTGTGATGCTAAATTTTCACCTCTCAGATAGTCTTTCCATGTCTCTTCGAGTCAGATGTGATAGCTGACAAATCATACTACCTTAGGTGGACCTAAACCACCTGGCACGGCTGGCTGTTTCACAGATGCAGTGGTCAACCAATATGAATTCTCCTGTGTATATAATAGTAACATGTTCTTGAATTGCATGCCCATATGCATATCCCCAGAACACATAGTAGCTGTAATGCACAGGCACACAACTGATTGCATGTATCCATCAAACAACCAGCCACATCAAAGCAGGATGATGGGTATCGTAATCAAATGAAAGGTCACACACCTAACCAGCCTCCTACTCCCTGGCTAACTACATGCATCAGTTGCTTATTGCTACTACCTTTTCGTTTCGAAGCAAGTacttcttgagagagagagagagagagagagagagagagagagagagagaatggttgGA encodes the following:
- the LOC135680557 gene encoding receptor-like cytoplasmic kinase 176 isoform X1, with translation MGNCWVAEVKSDSPSYIVFASGRNSKHGSKKGTVLSASSRRVSASSVPLTPGSEGEILSSSKPKSFTFSELRTATRNFRPDSLLGEGGFGAVFKGWIDEHTFAAAKPGTGLVIAVKKLNPESFQGHREWMTEVNYLTQLSHPNLVKLIGYCLEDEQRLLVYEFMPRGSLENHLFRSKWFVPFFTVTHPICFDGSQFVGDAGSPYYRPLSWSLRMKIALGAGRGLAFLHSDKAKVIYRDFKTSNVLLDSNYNAKLSDFGLAKDGPSGSKSHVSTRVMGTYGYAAPEYLSTGHLTAKSDVYSFGVVLVELLTGQRAIDKNRPSEEHNLVEWAKPYLASKRRVIRIMDSRLQGQYSVAGAQRTAGLALQCLSMQAKRRPSMDQVVIALEQLQDATDMERTPKTELKSSGHRGSGRAHNMPRRKISVDVGNGKVARPRPAASHLNA
- the LOC135680557 gene encoding receptor-like cytoplasmic kinase 176 isoform X2, producing the protein MGNCWVAEVKSDSPSYIVFASGRNSKHGSKKGTVLSASSRRVSASSVPLTPGSEGEILSSSKPKSFTFSELRTATRNFRPDSLLGEGGFGAVFKGWIDEHTFAAAKPGTGLVIAVKKLNPESFQGHREWMTEVNYLTQLSHPNLVKLIGYCLEDEQRLLVYEFMPRGSLENHLFRRSPYYRPLSWSLRMKIALGAGRGLAFLHSDKAKVIYRDFKTSNVLLDSNYNAKLSDFGLAKDGPSGSKSHVSTRVMGTYGYAAPEYLSTGHLTAKSDVYSFGVVLVELLTGQRAIDKNRPSEEHNLVEWAKPYLASKRRVIRIMDSRLQGQYSVAGAQRTAGLALQCLSMQAKRRPSMDQVVIALEQLQDATDMERTPKTELKSSGHRGSGRAHNMPRRKISVDVGNGKVARPRPAASHLNA
- the LOC135588898 gene encoding probable WRKY transcription factor 49, with product MEAIEDAEANRFDDLDHYHRIMRELREEKSLRFISPEAAESKRDARHESVVNKLIAAVYSGPTIGDVESALTLTTFPNGDAGGRCSSRSTVCPPDKGQGKMEHKYTLRLKTCRIGFADDGYKWRKYGQKSIKNSPNPRSYYRCSNPRCGAKKQVERSMEDPEMLIVTYEGLHLHCTYSHLLLPPPREDSKAGLHASKKLKRRSMVGAPDNTTIQSRLPSQPAVDGTVSPVLEEDALRSSEGLLEDVVPLVVRKPCISTTSSYDRRPSSHSNPSWTNSSSCFNLGILSTTM